Proteins encoded by one window of Conger conger chromosome 1, fConCon1.1, whole genome shotgun sequence:
- the macc1 gene encoding metastasis-associated in colon cancer protein 1: MAAKRAKSLRRMGSLARSKSEGTLIDLDDDGPLSNNLSGSYVVWQETNHSDWPILQPEVQPMSQTRNPFWNGLSDSNPFLDDIVQTEANATNRNVSILKEDPLAIFGDKNAEAISVLSDQANFGQLLNSKRKSMRRSGRWKSTSDILEVLEKDPKKENGLNSSSKFLNPDFEWLKNDKEAYKMAWLSHRQLTRSCLDLGMISQSPGWAQTQASETQVSCKIGQNGGSLQLPDSSISAHIPEGHVVSGEVQEITLKTILDPPPGLNSNILTTVSPLLEMSLSNLNTMECISLEMKIAGEIKKDPLSQVMTTFVCLVSHKREGPFQKLKNCYVYKNMLQIKLEDLKSRLYIIAAAQATILQPPATSVWDYMERLITVGVYGPKHIHPSFKAICVIFCHNEIPLKLPFSDIKRGSKNLPPLVLQLWGKHEFTLNGLKDLKVVIAPEDTKFEIKAADQIKDVSQDHLRTGQVLRLPFELSKANNGEMVAFKLGVNVKDSDGFRLAHFHILSPEATPRRSEKLAHKRLDKRSEAPRSTSIPEESAQQFPKFKDRSVNVQWYGVALKAVFRQPRVEYLLEYFKGDTVALLSREMVRSLGQSKVKEWYIGFLRGRVGLVHSKNVKIITRDQVIDFSDVTVTTQALLDNITLPFKKLTYMYSGIQTLITEHISSWRGFAEALGYSNLSLEEITWKRAETVAEKVACVLEKLKEDCHTEKRRKFQHELLTGLLKMDCQDLAARITQSTVILSAAVELGYRWRELAERLGKLSSDQIAGYEAPHRSKNGEVSPQSMWKPAYDFLYTWSLRYGESYRDMIQDLHLALDKMKTPVTRHWRQITGALITVNCMEILHVSAFPNQ; the protein is encoded by the exons ATGGCAGCCAAAAGAGCCAAGTCACTACGTCGCATGGGAAGTCTCGCACGGAGCAAATCCGAGGGCACCCTAATTGATCTGGATGATGATGGGCCTCTTAGCAACAATTTGAGTG GCAGCTATGTTGTATGGCAGGAGACAAATCACTCTGATTGGCCAatattacagcctgaagtccaGCCCATGTCCCAAACCAGAAATCCATTCTGGAATGGTTTATCTGATTCAAACCCATTCTTAGATGACATTGTACAAACTGAAGCAAATGCCACAAACAGAAATGTCTCAATATTGAAAGAGGATCCCTTGGCCATTTTCGGTGATAAAAATGCTGAGGCCATCAGTGTGTTGTCAGATCAAGCAAACTTTGGGCAGCTTTTGAATTCTAAGCGGAAGAGCATGAGGAGGTCTGGGAGATGGAAGAGCACTTCAGACATTCTAGAGGTTCTTGAGAAGGATCCGAAGAAGGAGAATGGCCTCAATTCTTCAAGTAAATTTTTGAACCCTGAttttgaatggctgaagaatgACAAAGAGGCCTACAAGATGGCATGGCTGAGTCATAGGCAGCTAACAAGGTCATGCCTCGACCTGGGCATGATAAGTCAAAGCCCAGGCTGGGCCCAGACTCAGGCCTCTGAGACTCAAGTATCTTGTAAAATTGGGCAAAATGGTGGGTCTTTACAGTTACCTGATTCCAGCATTAGTGCGCATATTCCAGAAGGCCATGTTGTCTCAGGAGAAGTTCAAGAAATTACACTGAAAACAATTCTTGACCCACCACCTGGACTCAATAGCAACATCTTGACAACCGTGAGTCCACTCCTGGAAATGAGCCTCAGCAACCTCAACACAATGGAATGCATTTCACTGGAGATGAAAATTGCTGGGGAGATCAAGAAAGACCCTTTAAGCCAGGTCATGACCACATTTGTGTGCTTGGTCTCCCACAAGAGAGAGGGACCATTTCAGAAGTTAAAGAACTGTTACGTTTATAAGAACATGTTACAAATAAAGCTGGAGGATTTGAAATCACGCTTGTACATTATTGCCGCTGCGCAGGCCACAATTCTCCAGCCACCTGCAACTTCAGTTTGGGACTACATGGAGCGTCTAATTACTGTGGGGGTTTATGGACCAAAGCATATCCACCCGTCTTTCAAAGCCATCTGTGTCATTTTTTGTCACAATGAAATTCCACTCAAACTTCCGTTCTCTGATATCAAAAGGGGTAGTAAGAATTTGCCACCACTTGTACTTCAGCTTTGGGGTAAACATGAGTTCACTCTTAATGGCCTGAAAGATCTGAAAGTTGTTATTGCCCCAGAAGATACAAAGTTTGAGATCAAAGCTGCTGATCAGATTAAAGACGTCAGTCAAGATCACCTCAGAACTGGCCAGGTTCTCCGTTTGCCATTTGAGTTGTCTAAAGCCAACAATGGGGAGATGGTAGCCTTTAAACTGGGGGTGAATGTGAAAGATTCAGATGGTTTCCGGTTGGCACATTTCCATATACTGTCCCCAGAGGCGACTCCACGAAGGTCTGAAAAGCTTGCTCACAAACGACTGGATAAGCGGAGCGAGGCTCCACGATCCACATCCATCCCAGAGGAATCAGCGCAACAATtccccaaatttaaggacaggTCTGTGAATGTACAGTGGTACGGGGTAGCGCTGAAAGCAGTATTCCGTCAGCCGAGAGTGGAATACCTCTTGGAGTACTTCAAGGGGGACACGGTTGCTCTCCTCTCCCGAGAGATGGTACGGTCACTGGGACAATCCAAAGTCAAGGAGTGGTACATTGGCTTTCTGCGAGGGAGGGTGGGCCTTGTCCACTCCAAGAATGTCAAGATTATCACCCGGGACCAGGTGATTGATTTCTCTGACGTGACGGTCACCACCCAGGCACTCCTGGATAACATCACCCTGCCTTTCAAGAAGCTGACATACATGTACTCAGGTATCCAGACCCTGATCACTGAGCACATatccagctggaggggctttgCTGAGGCCCTTGGGTATTCCAACCTGTCGCTAGAAGAGATTACTTGGAAGCGTGCAGAGACGGTGGCTGAGAAGGTGGCTTGTGTGCTGGAGAAACTCAAAGAAGACTGCCATACAGAGAAACGCAGGAAGTTCCAACACGAGCTGCTCACT GGACTATTGAAGATGGATTGTCAAGACCTTGCGGCACGTATCACTCAAAGCACAGTTATCCTTTCTGCTGCTGTGGAGCTGGGGTATCGGTGGAGGGAGCTTGCTGAGCGCTTGGGGAAACTGTCCAGCGATCAGATTGCTGGCTATGAGGCTCCACACCGAAGCAAAAATGGAGAAGTCAGCCCCCAG TCGATGTGGAAGCCTGCATATGACTTCCTGTACACATGGAGCTTACGCTATGGGGAGAGCTACAGGGATATGATCCAGGACCTCCACCTGGCTTTAGACAAGATGAAGACCCCTGTGACAAGGCATTGGAGGCAGATTACAGGTGCTCTCATCACAGTGAACTGCATGGAGATCCTCCATGTCTCTGCCTTCCCAAATCAATGA